A window of Macrococcus sp. 19Msa1099 genomic DNA:
AACATGAGAATTGAAGAACTTGTGAATGATATTACAGCGTATATTATCGAGAGAGTTGAGGATTTAAGTATTGAAGCTCTCGCTCATATTTATAATCTTCATATCGCATATAATCACGAAATGAGCTGCTATATGAAGTTAGACGGATGTGATGTTATATTCATTAAATTTGGAACACCGCAAGATATGTGGTTCAGATTCGCTCATGAACTTGGCCATTATTTTATGCATGTAGGAGTTTCGAAACAAATGCATCCATCGTATAACTACATGCAGGAAACAGAAGCAGATAAATTCGCCCTACTCTTTATGATGCCTGAACGATTAATCGTTGAATATAACTTATTTACGGTTGAAGCAATCATGGATTATTTTAAAGTATCACAGGAACATGCGACGAAACGTGTAGAGTTATTAATCAACAGATCTAAGACACATAAATTAATTGGATTAGAAAGGATGTAGACGATGCATATCCAACAACTAGAAGATGGTAAGTATAAAGTTACCTTAGAAGCTCCACGCGACCCCGTAACAGGAAAAAGACAACAGATAACAAGACGTCATAAAAGTAAACGTGAAGCCATCAAAAGAGCTGAAGCAGAATATGATAAACGGATGGCGATGCTCGGACAATATGGTGCATTAAATAATGGCAGCCCTTCATTTAGACAGGTCGCCGAAAAATTCATGGAAGAATATAAGAAGAAAGAGAAAATAAGTACCTATACATCGAGAAAACAAAACCTGGTTAAACTCTATGATTTTTTCGATTATATCGAAATAAAGAAGATAAATCATAAGATGTGTCAGAATGTCATCGATGAGATGATGTTAGGAGAGAAAAGGATATATTCTAAGGCGTACACACAGAGCGTTAAAGGAACGTTAAATCTTATCATGGATTATGCGGTGAAGAATGGAATAATCAGCGTAAACCCTGCTCTAAACTGCAAATACCCTAAACCACTTGTAACTGTGGAAGAATTGGAAAGTACAGAGTTCTTTGAAGAGTCAATCTCTAAAGAAGACACACGTGCTATATTCGAGGAATTTAAGTCAGATCGATATAAATATAAGGATTCCTACGAATTCTTTCTGACAATGTATTATACAGGTATGCGACCAGGTGAAGTCATGGCTTTGAAGATAAAGGATATAGATTTTGAAAAGAATGAAATACGTGTGACAAAGACACTTTTCAATCCTGATGATAAAAAGCGTGGTCATAAACTGATACCACCTAAAAATAACAATAGTCGGATTGTTTCATTTTCTGATACGCTTGCTGTAGAATTAAAGAATATAGTAACAAAACGTAAACAGACTAAAGAAGTTTTCGGTGAACAGTATATTGATGAAGACTTTTTATTCTGCGACCATTTCGGCGATCCATACAAATCAGGATTAGTGTATAAACGATTCAGAGTTGCTTGTAAGGCTGTAGGAATTGAGGATAAGAAGTTTCGTCCTCACACATTCAGGCATACCCATACTACTAATTTAATTGAAGCTGGAGTATCTCCAAAAGATATTCAGGAGCGATTAGGTCATAAAAGTATTAATACGACATTAGGCATATATGCGCATGTCACTAAAAAGTCACGTGCCCAGGTCGTTAAAAAATTTGATGACCACATGGAAAAAGCGTTAAAACTAGATAAAGAAGAAATAGAAAATTGATTTCTGTGGTCATAATGTGGTCAAACCTCAATTTTTACTTCAAAAATAAATGCTGAATTCCTTATTTTATAAGGCGTTCAGCATTTTCTATACAATAATCATTTCAATTAAAGTAAATCCTTCATTCTTACTAAATTGTTTTTTTAATCTGCTCGCTATGCGTTTCACTATAACTCCTCCTTATTTTATACCTTCCATCATTTGTAGCATCGGTAATATGATGACGAGATACATGGTCACAATTAACAATGCTAATATCATAAAAATTACTGGCTGAATTGCTTTTATACAGCGTAATAATCGATGTTGAAATCGATCAAATATAAATTCACTGTAGTATTTTAGTTCCTTATCTAATTTTGAATTTCGCTCTCCATGCTCCATAAATTGAACAAGTGAAGACTCGAATATATTCATCTCCTTGACAGCATCAGGGAGCGGTCTACCTTCTAAAAGCTTATGATTGATCATGAGCGCAATGTATCGAAAGGTTTCATTCTTATTTTGTGACGATAATATTTGCAATATTCTTTTCATCATCACACCATTGGACAGAAAGAAAGAAAGCACTTCACTAAAGCGATAGGTAATGTACAAGCGATACAAATCTTTAATCAGCGGTACAGAATATAATATTTTAAGCTGACTAGCAACAGACTGTTTCCTAAAATAGAAAGCATAAGCTAAAATAAGTGCTATGAATAATAGTATAAAACTATAGATGATATAAGGTAGAGAAAATAAAATTGCAGTCATAACTTTTATTTCTGTCCCTACATCTACATCCATAGTGTCATACATAGATTGAAATTGAGGAAGTACCGTTAAGTTTACTGTAAATATAAGCGCAATAAATATGAGGATTAAAATAAGAGGGTATTGAATTGTCTTTATAAGTTGTGAGGCAAGCCTTGCTTTACTTTCTAAATAATCGTAACATCGTACCAATGTCATATTTACATCACCGTACCGCTCAGCAAACTGTACCTGCATTACAATATCATCACTATAGTTAAAGTAGTCGAGCAACTCGGATAACTGCTTTCCTGATTCAAGTAATTTTAATGCCTCTTCCTTTATCTCTTTTTCAATTTCTATATATTGCGTATTCAAGAAAGAGACTGCTTCATAAAGAGTGAATCCGTTATTTGTCATTTCAGAAATTCTGATTAAGAAATCTTTGTGATATATTCTCAGACGATTTTTATAGATCAAATTTTTCAAATTCATGTTGTGAAATTTGATTTGTTTCATACATCTCCTTAAATATGTCAGCCAGCGTTCTATAGTTTATATGTTTATCCTTTAAATATTTTTCAATATCCTTTTTTGTCAAAAATTCATAGGCTAAAACACGCTCCTTTCCATCTATTCTTTTTACAAGTCTTTGATTGATAATTAAATTAATACTTTGATATAGATCAACAGCATTAATTCCCATTTCTTTAAGTCGAAATAATGCGCCGATGCAATCATTCGCATGTAATGTCGTTAAAACTAAATGCCCGCTTAACCCTGCATTGATAACTTGCTGGGCTACGACTGAATCTCTTATTTCACCTAGCATAATGATATCTGGATCACATCTAAGGATTGCCTTTATCGCGGTTTGATACGTTATCTCTGCTTTTTCGTTAACATTAACTTGTATGATACCGTCAATATGCTGTTCTACAGGATCTTCTATTGAAATTACTTGTCGTTTCAATGTATTCTTCGCAAAATGTACAAGTTGATACATTAATGTACTTTTACCACTTCCAGTTGGTCCACTAATGATAATTATACCGCTTGATTTTTTCATTTGATTGAACAATATTTGATCATCTGTCTGATATTCATCTATAAAACTTTGTCTGATAATCCTCAATACACATGCTTCATCACCTAATGACCGAGGTAAAGTAGATGCGCGAATATTGTATCGTAAGTTATTCAGGTTAAAATGTATTATGCCACTCTGGGCCTTATTCTTTTCTGATACATCAAGATGTGCTGTAAATTTAATATATGAAAGTAGTTTTCTAAATAATATATCGTCGATGTCGCTATAGTCTTCAATATCACCTTGTATCCTAAATTTAATAGATATGCTTTTATCACCAGGAATGAAGTGTATATCTGATGCACTTTGTAAAATTGCCTGCTCTATTATTTCATTGAATAATCTCTCCATCTCTACCTCCTCATCTATCATATAAGCTTATTCTTGATCTTTCTTCTTAAGCTATTTAATATCATACAAATAAATAAATTTATCTAAATTTACAAATAAAAAAGAAAGAATTGGATGTTACAAATTTCGTAAAATTAAGGTTTACTTATCTTATCGTTAACTTTATAATAATAAGTGATATGAAGAGTCTGAAATTAGGGGGAATTGCCAAATGGATAAGGTTTTTAAAACTTTAGGGTTCTGGACAGCAATCTTTGCAGTAATGTTCTATGTAGGCGGAATGTCTATGATGTCATTTGTATTCATTGCTCAAACAGGATTTTTTGTATTACTTGGATACTTAAACTTATCAGAAAGAATGTACATGTATATATTTGCAGCATACTTAATCGTGTGTTTCGTAGGCTTCACTTATTATTCTACATTTTTATTAGAGCCAAGCTTTGGCCACCACGAATAAAACCTTCCGGAATCGGAAGGTTTTTTTCTATAAGTATGGATTGTGTGTTTTTTCATATCCGACAGTCGTTTCAGGACCATGACCCGGACAAATGATGAATGCTTCATCTAATGAAAGTAATTCCCTTTCGATGCTATTGAGTAATTGCGACGTATCTCCTTGATAAAGATCTGTTCTTCCGATACCTTCCTTAAACAAAGTATCACCAACAATCGCAAAATTCTTAAATATAAAACTTAAGCTCCCTGGCGAATGTCCTGGCGTATGTCGTACTTCAAAACTAAATGTTCCGATTTGATGGAAACCATTATCCATAAATTTCGGCTGTTGCTTCACTATTGTGGATTCTATTCCGTATTGACTGAATTTATCTGAACCATTTTTAAGCGGGTCTGTTAAAAAGTATTTCTCAATTTGAGACATATAAACTTCACACTGATAATAGCTACATATTGCATCAACTGCTCCAATATGGTCAAAATGTGCATGTGTCAGCAGCACACCAATTACTTTTTTATCTGTATTACCGATTGTAGCGATGAGCCTATCCGCTTCATTTCCTGGATCAATGATTAAAATTTCTTGTTCATTCTCTAATATATAGCAGTTCGTTTCAATCATACCTAAAGCAATTTTCTTTTTCTTCAAACTGAATTCCTCCTAAAATTTACTCGACAAATATATACTTTAATTATACAATATTAATGATAACAAAAGAAAATCATGGGGGTTATACTATGCCATTTATTAACACGGGCGAACTATTTGAAGTTTTTGGCGTAAAAATTCACATCGGTGTGAATATTTTTGCGATTCTAATGTTTTTAGTTTTCTTATTTTCAATAAAAGCACTATTAAGTTCATTAAAGTCTAAAAATGTATTAGGCATCATTTTTGGTCTACTTGCAACTTTGTCTTTTGGATTCTTCTCGTTAGCAACAATCTTCACTTATGGATATCCAATTTTACACCATTAAAAAAGACATCATTCGATGTCTTTTTTTTAATGCATATGTTTCTTTACAGCGTCAAGCTTGTCATTCATCTTTCTTTGCTTATCTCTTCGATCATCAATTCTAATATTCGTACACACCCGTTCAACCCCTGCCTGAAACGGAGATTCGTGAATGCGTTCTAATGCTACGAGACAGTCGTGAAGCTCTCCTTCAATCAATGTACTCATCGGTGTCAGTTGATAATCTATCTTTCCCTCTTGTTTCATCGCTTCAAGTATATTCTGTACTTCCGCAACATATTTACTGATACTGATAGATTTTCCATCCATCGGTATGATTACAACATCTATTATCGCCATTATATTTTCTCTCCTAGAATATAAATTTTGATTAAACCTGCAGCACCAATCATCCCTGCATCATTGCCTAGCTCAGCAGTTACAATCTTTGTTCCTTCATAAGCTGGAAGGAATGTTAAGTCTTTATAATACTGTTCGATATGATCTACAAGAAACTGTCCTGCTTTAGAGACTCCCCCACCAATAATAATGTGCTTAGGATTTGTCATGACACTGATAATGCTAAATGCATAAGCGAGGTGCTTCGCTACTTTCTTAATCACATATATCGAAAACTCATCCCCTGCTTTTGCGGCATCAAATATCATCTTTGCCTGAAGCTCTTTATTTCTGATTGCATCTTCGATCACCGTCTTGAATTGAAGCTCTTCATAATAATGATAAGCTAAATTTACGACCCCTGTAGCACTTGCAACCGTCTCAAGACAGCCATGTTTTCCACAGTTACATTTAAATCTCTGCTTCGTATCTACAGTAATATGCCCGAATTCCCCTGCTGCACCATTGAATCCGTGAATAAGCTCATGATTACTGACGATACCCCCACCTACGCCTGTACCTAGCGTTACACATACGACATCAGACTCATTTCTGCCTGCTCCTCGAAATTTTTCACCGAGCGTTGCTACATTTGCATCATTATCTACATATACTGGCAATCCGCTTAATGCTTCAAACTGCGCTTTAATATCGATCTTACCATGCCAGTTTAAGTTAATCGCTCCATTGATGATGCCATTGTTAAAATCTACCGGACCCGGAACACCGAGACCCACACCTATGCAGTCTTTAATGTTTAAATTTACATCACTTAAATGTTTAATAAATGAATCATAAATGTTCTTTAATATATGTGTTCCGTTATCCTCTTTATTCGTAACGATTTCCCATTTTTTAATAATATTGAGGTTTGAGTCTAATATACCTAGCTTACAAGTTGTTCCACCTATATCTGCTGCTAAAATCATAGTTTATTCATCCTTCTCTGATTGATCAGTAAACGCGCCTGGATATAAGTCTCATTATCAATTAACATTGCATCATGCAATGACTTTAACTCTTCATCCATCATCGCTAACGTATTCTTTTCATCTTTAAAATAGATAATAATTCCAAATTTTTGCAATAGTTTCTGTACATCATAGAATTGCTTCATTTTCTCACCTGAATTCCTGAATCTCTTTCTTTAATTTTATGTATTCTTCCTTTTTATTGATTGTAATGGTCTTATCAATATATTTCTCTGCTTTCGGGTAGTCATCCATTGCTCGGTATGCTAATGCAAGCTGAAAGTTCAGCCGTTCACTATTAGGATACTTTTTCAGAGCATCTAACCAGACTAACAAACCACTTGATAAACCTTCATCCTTTGTTTTCCACAGGCCATAGAGTACATAAGTTTCATCATTCTGATAGCCTCTATCAATGGTCTTGCGAATAATCTCAATGCCCTCACTATCTTTTCCTTCCATCAAATATTGCTTAGCATATTCATTGTATATATGATGTTCACGCTCGGAAAAAATATTGATGATGAGTAATCCTAAAATAACAACCAGGCCGAGTGCCATATAATAGAAATATCTTTTACTGTATCGATAAATAAAAAACATTGAAGCAATGAACAATCCACCAAATAATCCACCAAAATGTGCATAATGATTTACGTTCTCAAAGATTGCACTGCCAATTAAGAAGATAAGAATGCCGATAAAAGTCTGTATGAGAAATTTTTTCTCGAATTTTCCACTGAATATCAAATGGCTCATCAGTGCTCCGATAAGCGCACAGATGGCACCACTGGCTCCTACAGATATCGATATATTATCAAATGTCAAAGAAATCAGATTACCAATAATACCACCTATAAAATAAATACATAAATATTGCCAGCGCGTATATAAATATTCTACAAGCTTACCAAATATAAAAAGCGTCATCATATTGTAAAGCAGATGCTGCACATCGAAGTGTATGAAGATAGAAGTAATGATCCTATAGTAATCTCCATGCACAAAATTAAAATGTGTCAGCCCTCCTTTATCAATTATCATTTCTACTTTATGAATATGTTGAACGATACTCATAAGAATAAAAATAACGACATTGAGCAGCATAATTAAATATGTCAGCGGGGAAAACTTTCTGATTGCATTTTCAATCATATTTCCATTTAATACACTTTTCTTATACGTTTTAATTGCCTTATCCTTATTCTTGCCTGTAATCTTCTGATATGGATGTCCAAATAGGCGCTTTAAATCGCTCTCGTCATTACACTGTTCGATAAATATATGATTCGGCATGTTATCCTGAAAATGATTTGTCTGATTTACGAGAATAATTTCAAATCTATTGATTGTATGACCTACTGTATCCTCAATATCATTAAAATGATCCATAATTTTTTGTACCATAAAGAGTGTGGACTGTGCTGTCTCTTTTTTTAGGATAACCCTTTTAATGATACCCTTTTTTCTATTAATCAGCCATATATCGTCTTCTGCTTCTCCGTGTGTAAAGTACTCAAAATCACTGTATTTTGTGTATTCATAAATCGTTCTCCATATCTTTTTTTGTTCTATCATTGTTTCGTACCTGTATGCCATTCTCTTTCTTCAGTAATGATATACGCTACGGGAATATCATGTGGCTCAATGATCACTTCTCCTATCTGCGCTTCAAATACAAGACTAATTGTATGCCCTTCATACGTACTTAAATATTTATCATAATAACCGCCACCATAACCTATACGGTATCCTGATTCATCGAAACGTACACCCGGAACAATAAGAAGTGCTGGCTGTTCATTTTTTCCGTCATCATGTTTCATTACATCAATTCCAAAACGATCTTCAACTATATCTTCCGCAGATGTAAAGTACGTAAAATACATTTGTTGTTTACTGTAATCACACTTTGGGACAAATACAGTCTTACCAAGCATTTGTGCATAACGGATGATAAATCGTGTATCCATCTCATGATCCATTGATAACGTTATACCAATAGACTCCGCATCTTTAAAATGTTGGTGCTTTATTAATTTCTCAATGATCATATTTTCTTTAGTGTATTTGTCTGTTAACGATTTTAACTGATTTATCGTTGCCTTCCTTAACTCTTTCTTAGTCATAACATCACCCATATATAATTATACAATAAACTGATCAAAATTTTATGATTTAACAAAAAAACAGACACAAAATGTGTCTGTTTAAAATATTATTTAGTTTCTCTGTGTAAAGTTTTCTTATTATCTCTTGCACAGTATTTTGACATTTCAATACGTTCTGGGTTATTACGTTTATTTTTTTTAGTGATGTAGTTACGGTCACCACATTCAGTACAAGCTAAAGTAACATTAACGCGCATAGTTGTTCCCTCCTCACGTTTCTAAATATCCATACGACTTTTATATAATACCATGAGAAGCATGATTTATCTAGTGTAAATTTGTGATTTAGGCAAATCTTTCACCAGTAATCGTGAAATAAACACTTTCCGCAATATTTGTAATATGATCACCAATGCGCTCGAGATATCTACCTGCTAAATGGGCCTGACCTGAAATATATGGATCATTATCAATTAAGTAAGCACTGTTAATGATTTCTTTATATAAGTCATCTATATCATTATCACGCTCAATAATCTCTTTAACCAAATTAACATCTTTACTCTCATAGGCTTCCTTTAAATCAGCGAGCATCATCATACTAAGCTTTCCCATCGTTTGCAGACGCGTGAGAATATATGCATCTTCAATCTTCACACGTTTACGAATCTTAGCAATGTTGGCTGCATTATCACCCATTCTTTCTAGTTCAGATGATACTTTACTTGAAGAAAGAATAACCCTTAAATCTGTAGCGATTGGCTGCTGCTTTGTAATCAAACTAATTATCTGGTCATCAATATCGCTTTCCATCGAATTGATAACACGGTCATGTTCGATAATTTCTCTAGCCATCGCTTTATCACTATCACTCAGTACATTGATACTTTTTTCGATTGCTCTATATACTTCATCAGCCAGTTTAAGAACACTTGCCTCCAGATGCTGTAAACTTTCTTCGTAAATCTCTCTCATATCAACCAAACCTTCCTGAGATATATCTCTCAGTCTGTTCATCAGCTGGGTTAGAGAAGATCTTATCTGTTGCATCATATTCATTTACATATCCATTTAAGAAGAATGCGGTTTTATCAGAGATACGTGCAGCTTGCTGCATATTATGCGTAACAATGATAATTGAATACTTATCTTTGATTTCCTGTACCAATTCTTCCACCTTTAATGTAGAAATTGGGTCTAATGCTGATGTAGGCTCGTCCATCAGGATAACATCTGGTTCAATTGCTAAGCATCGTGCGATACAGACACGTTGCTGCTGCCCACCAGATAAGCCGTAAGCATTCTTGTCCAGACGATCTTTCGTCTCATCCCAGATTGCAGCACCACGTAAAGATTTTTCAACAATTTCATCTAATATTTTCTTATCAGTAATACCGTGAATTCTAGGACCATACGTAATGTTATCATAGATAGATTTTGGGAATGGATTTGGTTTTTGGAAGACCATTCCTACACGGGTTCTTAAATGTTCAACTTTATAGCTTTTATCAAAGATATTATCTCCACGGTAAAGAATTTCACCTGAAGTACGCACGCTAGGGATCAATTCTATCATGCGATTGAGCGTTTTAATATACGTCGACTTACCACAACCAGATGGCCCGATAATTGCATTTACTTCATTCTCTAAAATATCAAGATTGATATTTTGTAAAGCATGATGGTCACCGTACCAAAGATTTAAATTTCTTGTCTGATAAACGATCTTACGATTATTTGGATTTGGTGTCTCTCCTGTAACTATCGTATGTTCATTATTCGTTAATGCAGGTTGACTTTCAGCAACAATTTTCTTATTCTCAGTTGAAGTTTCATTTCTATTAATAACGTTTACTTTTGAATTCATTATATTGACTCCTCTCAAAAATGAGCTAGAATTTTTTCTGATATTTATTGCGGATAAATATAGCGATTGAGTTCATTGCAATTAAAATAATAAGTAACACGATAATCGCTGCTGATGATACAAACTGAAACTCTGCTTTTGGCAATTTCGCCCAAGTAAAGATTTGCATTGGTAAAGCCTGAAAACGGTCCATAATACTATCTGGTGTTTTCATAAAGATCGTCGGAATACCAATAACTACTAATGGTGCTGTTTCACCAATTGCACGGGATAGTGCAAGAATCGTTCCAGTTAATATCCCAGGAATAGACGCCGGAAGTACAACGTTCGTTATCGTCTGCCATTTCGTTCCACCTAATCCTAAAGATGCTTCACGAATGGCGTTTGGCACTGCACGAATTGCTTCTTGTGACGATACAATAATAA
This region includes:
- a CDS encoding ImmA/IrrE family metallo-endopeptidase, yielding MRIEELVNDITAYIIERVEDLSIEALAHIYNLHIAYNHEMSCYMKLDGCDVIFIKFGTPQDMWFRFAHELGHYFMHVGVSKQMHPSYNYMQETEADKFALLFMMPERLIVEYNLFTVEAIMDYFKVSQEHATKRVELLINRSKTHKLIGLERM
- the pstB gene encoding phosphate ABC transporter ATP-binding protein PstB, which gives rise to MNSKVNVINRNETSTENKKIVAESQPALTNNEHTIVTGETPNPNNRKIVYQTRNLNLWYGDHHALQNINLDILENEVNAIIGPSGCGKSTYIKTLNRMIELIPSVRTSGEILYRGDNIFDKSYKVEHLRTRVGMVFQKPNPFPKSIYDNITYGPRIHGITDKKILDEIVEKSLRGAAIWDETKDRLDKNAYGLSGGQQQRVCIARCLAIEPDVILMDEPTSALDPISTLKVEELVQEIKDKYSIIIVTHNMQQAARISDKTAFFLNGYVNEYDATDKIFSNPADEQTERYISGRFG
- a CDS encoding rhomboid family intramembrane serine protease is translated as MIEQKKIWRTIYEYTKYSDFEYFTHGEAEDDIWLINRKKGIIKRVILKKETAQSTLFMVQKIMDHFNDIEDTVGHTINRFEIILVNQTNHFQDNMPNHIFIEQCNDESDLKRLFGHPYQKITGKNKDKAIKTYKKSVLNGNMIENAIRKFSPLTYLIMLLNVVIFILMSIVQHIHKVEMIIDKGGLTHFNFVHGDYYRIITSIFIHFDVQHLLYNMMTLFIFGKLVEYLYTRWQYLCIYFIGGIIGNLISLTFDNISISVGASGAICALIGALMSHLIFSGKFEKKFLIQTFIGILIFLIGSAIFENVNHYAHFGGLFGGLFIASMFFIYRYSKRYFYYMALGLVVILGLLIINIFSEREHHIYNEYAKQYLMEGKDSEGIEIIRKTIDRGYQNDETYVLYGLWKTKDEGLSSGLLVWLDALKKYPNSERLNFQLALAYRAMDDYPKAEKYIDKTITINKKEEYIKLKKEIQEFR
- a CDS encoding ROK family glucokinase, giving the protein MILAADIGGTTCKLGILDSNLNIIKKWEIVTNKEDNGTHILKNIYDSFIKHLSDVNLNIKDCIGVGLGVPGPVDFNNGIINGAINLNWHGKIDIKAQFEALSGLPVYVDNDANVATLGEKFRGAGRNESDVVCVTLGTGVGGGIVSNHELIHGFNGAAGEFGHITVDTKQRFKCNCGKHGCLETVASATGVVNLAYHYYEELQFKTVIEDAIRNKELQAKMIFDAAKAGDEFSIYVIKKVAKHLAYAFSIISVMTNPKHIIIGGGVSKAGQFLVDHIEQYYKDLTFLPAYEGTKIVTAELGNDAGMIGAAGLIKIYILGEKI
- a CDS encoding MBL fold metallo-hydrolase, with translation MKKKKIALGMIETNCYILENEQEILIIDPGNEADRLIATIGNTDKKVIGVLLTHAHFDHIGAVDAICSYYQCEVYMSQIEKYFLTDPLKNGSDKFSQYGIESTIVKQQPKFMDNGFHQIGTFSFEVRHTPGHSPGSLSFIFKNFAIVGDTLFKEGIGRTDLYQGDTSQLLNSIERELLSLDEAFIICPGHGPETTVGYEKTHNPYL
- the comGB gene encoding competence type IV pilus assembly protein ComGB, with protein sequence MKQIKFHNMNLKNLIYKNRLRIYHKDFLIRISEMTNNGFTLYEAVSFLNTQYIEIEKEIKEEALKLLESGKQLSELLDYFNYSDDIVMQVQFAERYGDVNMTLVRCYDYLESKARLASQLIKTIQYPLILILIFIALIFTVNLTVLPQFQSMYDTMDVDVGTEIKVMTAILFSLPYIIYSFILLFIALILAYAFYFRKQSVASQLKILYSVPLIKDLYRLYITYRFSEVLSFFLSNGVMMKRILQILSSQNKNETFRYIALMINHKLLEGRPLPDAVKEMNIFESSLVQFMEHGERNSKLDKELKYYSEFIFDRFQHRLLRCIKAIQPVIFMILALLIVTMYLVIILPMLQMMEGIK
- a CDS encoding 5-formyltetrahydrofolate cyclo-ligase: MTKKELRKATINQLKSLTDKYTKENMIIEKLIKHQHFKDAESIGITLSMDHEMDTRFIIRYAQMLGKTVFVPKCDYSKQQMYFTYFTSAEDIVEDRFGIDVMKHDDGKNEQPALLIVPGVRFDESGYRIGYGGGYYDKYLSTYEGHTISLVFEAQIGEVIIEPHDIPVAYIITEEREWHTGTKQ
- a CDS encoding DUF2759 domain-containing protein, translating into MPFINTGELFEVFGVKIHIGVNIFAILMFLVFLFSIKALLSSLKSKNVLGIIFGLLATLSFGFFSLATIFTYGYPILHH
- a CDS encoding site-specific integrase → MHIQQLEDGKYKVTLEAPRDPVTGKRQQITRRHKSKREAIKRAEAEYDKRMAMLGQYGALNNGSPSFRQVAEKFMEEYKKKEKISTYTSRKQNLVKLYDFFDYIEIKKINHKMCQNVIDEMMLGEKRIYSKAYTQSVKGTLNLIMDYAVKNGIISVNPALNCKYPKPLVTVEELESTEFFEESISKEDTRAIFEEFKSDRYKYKDSYEFFLTMYYTGMRPGEVMALKIKDIDFEKNEIRVTKTLFNPDDKKRGHKLIPPKNNNSRIVSFSDTLAVELKNIVTKRKQTKEVFGEQYIDEDFLFCDHFGDPYKSGLVYKRFRVACKAVGIEDKKFRPHTFRHTHTTNLIEAGVSPKDIQERLGHKSINTTLGIYAHVTKKSRAQVVKKFDDHMEKALKLDKEEIEN
- a CDS encoding YqgQ family protein, translated to MKQFYDVQKLLQKFGIIIYFKDEKNTLAMMDEELKSLHDAMLIDNETYIQARLLINQRRMNKL
- the rpmG gene encoding 50S ribosomal protein L33, whose product is MRVNVTLACTECGDRNYITKKNKRNNPERIEMSKYCARDNKKTLHRETK
- the comGA gene encoding competence type IV pilus ATPase ComGA, with protein sequence MERLFNEIIEQAILQSASDIHFIPGDKSISIKFRIQGDIEDYSDIDDILFRKLLSYIKFTAHLDVSEKNKAQSGIIHFNLNNLRYNIRASTLPRSLGDEACVLRIIRQSFIDEYQTDDQILFNQMKKSSGIIIISGPTGSGKSTLMYQLVHFAKNTLKRQVISIEDPVEQHIDGIIQVNVNEKAEITYQTAIKAILRCDPDIIMLGEIRDSVVAQQVINAGLSGHLVLTTLHANDCIGALFRLKEMGINAVDLYQSINLIINQRLVKRIDGKERVLAYEFLTKKDIEKYLKDKHINYRTLADIFKEMYETNQISQHEFEKFDL
- the phoU gene encoding phosphate signaling complex protein PhoU; amino-acid sequence: MNRLRDISQEGLVDMREIYEESLQHLEASVLKLADEVYRAIEKSINVLSDSDKAMAREIIEHDRVINSMESDIDDQIISLITKQQPIATDLRVILSSSKVSSELERMGDNAANIAKIRKRVKIEDAYILTRLQTMGKLSMMMLADLKEAYESKDVNLVKEIIERDNDIDDLYKEIINSAYLIDNDPYISGQAHLAGRYLERIGDHITNIAESVYFTITGERFA
- a CDS encoding DUF2626 domain-containing protein, producing the protein MDKVFKTLGFWTAIFAVMFYVGGMSMMSFVFIAQTGFFVLLGYLNLSERMYMYIFAAYLIVCFVGFTYYSTFLLEPSFGHHE
- a CDS encoding MTH1187 family thiamine-binding protein is translated as MAIIDVVIIPMDGKSISISKYVAEVQNILEAMKQEGKIDYQLTPMSTLIEGELHDCLVALERIHESPFQAGVERVCTNIRIDDRRDKQRKMNDKLDAVKKHMH